Proteins from one Helicobacter ganmani genomic window:
- the waaF gene encoding lipopolysaccharide heptosyltransferase II, translated as MNKILVRIPNWLGDAVMATFALEILFLRFPQAHFYLVGSATSIALFAHYPRVSILEDKSKKAKFRIPSLYRLAKSIPPCDLGFTFQNNFLSALLLYFNGAKFRAGFAKEMRSFLLTFHPKKPTDIHEASRFARLVESALHSQRFQTQNQNFESLEIPPKLYLKKPNLQITLPQHFKDSKIAGINAGAAFGVAKRWEESYFAQVIWFLLSQDYKIILFGVQSENAINDKILEYLRAIPHFTESAFQNILNLSGKTTIESLMAYFLKLNFLLTNDSGPMHIASALEIPTLALFGPTNIKETCPFNAKNSHILSLETFHQKLPCMPCMQRTCPIPKDSTDYHTCMRNLTPNLVINKIQSLISEIKIQSTQKLASEQQ; from the coding sequence ATGAATAAGATTTTAGTTAGAATCCCAAATTGGCTAGGAGACGCTGTAATGGCAACTTTTGCACTAGAGATTCTATTTTTGCGCTTTCCTCAAGCGCATTTTTATTTAGTCGGAAGTGCTACAAGCATTGCACTTTTCGCGCATTATCCCCGCGTAAGCATATTAGAAGACAAAAGCAAAAAGGCAAAGTTTAGAATCCCAAGCCTCTACCGACTTGCAAAATCCATTCCGCCTTGCGATTTGGGATTCACCTTTCAAAACAACTTCCTCTCTGCCCTTTTGCTTTACTTCAATGGTGCAAAATTTCGTGCGGGATTTGCAAAAGAAATGCGAAGTTTTCTGCTCACATTCCACCCCAAAAAACCCACAGACATTCACGAAGCTTCACGTTTTGCAAGACTTGTAGAATCCGCTTTGCACTCCCAAAGATTCCAAACTCAAAATCAAAACTTTGAATCTTTGGAGATTCCACCCAAACTCTACCTTAAAAAGCCAAATCTACAAATTACTTTACCGCAACATTTTAAAGATTCCAAAATTGCAGGGATTAATGCAGGAGCAGCCTTTGGAGTAGCAAAAAGATGGGAGGAATCCTATTTTGCGCAAGTCATTTGGTTTTTGTTAAGCCAAGATTATAAAATCATTCTTTTTGGTGTGCAAAGCGAAAATGCGATTAACGACAAAATACTAGAGTATTTGCGTGCGATTCCACATTTCACAGAATCTGCGTTCCAAAACATTCTCAATTTAAGCGGAAAAACTACAATTGAAAGTCTCATGGCATACTTTCTTAAACTTAACTTTTTGCTTACCAACGACAGCGGTCCTATGCACATTGCAAGCGCATTGGAGATTCCAACTCTCGCCCTTTTTGGACCTACAAACATCAAGGAAACCTGCCCCTTTAATGCCAAAAATTCGCATATTCTCTCCCTTGAAACATTCCACCAAAAACTTCCTTGTATGCCTTGTATGCAACGCACTTGCCCTATTCCCAAAGATTCCACAGATTACCACACTTGTATGCGGAATCTCACACCAAATCTTGTCATCAACAAGATTCAATCCCTTATAAGCGAAATTAAAATACAATCCACCCAAAAATTAGCAAGTGAGCAACAATGA
- a CDS encoding menaquinone biosynthesis family protein: MRTLSLGHSPDADDLFMYYAIAFGWVSNPKIYFQSCALDIETLNIKALKGELDISAISFGVYPLVAQEQCLLRTGVSFGEGYGPKLIKLKSKNLKKNFKVALSGAHTTNAMLFKIAYPQARIVYKNFLEIENAVLSGEVDAGVLIHESILTFDERLETEREIWDIWRELNKQDLPLPLGGMCIRRSLPLSIAILCEEMLTKAVEVALENKPLLSKMLQERNLIRVDSKHLETYLNLYANKDSISLSKKQLEAINALFRIGFDYKIYSQILEVRDCLIPTEYKDFRNS, translated from the coding sequence ATGAGAACTTTGAGCTTAGGACATTCTCCCGACGCAGACGATTTGTTTATGTATTATGCGATTGCCTTTGGTTGGGTTAGCAATCCTAAAATTTATTTCCAATCCTGTGCGCTAGACATTGAAACACTGAATATTAAAGCCTTAAAGGGCGAGCTAGATATTTCTGCGATTTCCTTTGGAGTTTATCCTCTTGTGGCGCAGGAGCAATGCTTGCTAAGAACGGGAGTTAGCTTTGGAGAAGGTTATGGACCCAAACTGATTAAGCTAAAGAGCAAGAATCTGAAAAAAAACTTCAAAGTTGCTTTAAGTGGTGCGCACACAACGAATGCTATGTTATTCAAAATTGCTTATCCGCAAGCAAGAATCGTTTATAAAAATTTCCTTGAAATTGAAAATGCGGTGTTAAGCGGTGAAGTAGATGCGGGCGTATTAATCCACGAATCCATTTTAACTTTTGATGAAAGGCTAGAAACAGAGCGAGAGATTTGGGATATATGGCGCGAATTAAACAAGCAAGACTTGCCTTTACCACTTGGGGGAATGTGTATCCGCCGCTCCTTGCCACTAAGTATTGCTATACTCTGCGAGGAAATGCTGACAAAAGCGGTTGAAGTCGCACTAGAAAACAAGCCGCTTTTATCCAAAATGCTCCAAGAGCGGAATCTCATTCGCGTAGATTCCAAACATCTAGAAACCTACCTCAACCTTTATGCTAACAAGGATTCCATAAGTCTAAGCAAAAAGCAGCTAGAAGCAATCAACGCGCTTTTTAGAATCGGTTTTGATTATAAAATCTACTCACAAATCCTAGAAGTGCGAGACTGCTTGATTCCAACCGAATATAAAGATTTCCGCAACAGCTAA
- the trpS gene encoding tryptophan--tRNA ligase, with the protein MQKSRVFSGIQPTGNIHLGNYLGAVKNWVENQEKYENIFCVVNSHAITIPQNPSILREKTYDLCAMLLACGINPKKSILFIQSKIQEHTSLAWLLTCITPMGDLSRMTQFKDKSAKNPKQILAGLFNYPNLMSADILLYQSNLVPVGEDQKQHIELARDTAIRFNRDFGETFVVPEPLILKEGARIMGLDDPTKKMSKSSSDKPNHSIALIDTPETIIKKFKKATTDSEGIIAFDKNRAGVYNLLNIYQCFTKQKVEEIEAEFAGQGYGKLKERVAEAVIEGLRPIRQAYEKLSSEKDYLHRILQEGESRAREIAATTYKETKEKIGLI; encoded by the coding sequence ATGCAAAAGTCGCGCGTGTTTTCTGGGATTCAACCCACAGGCAATATCCATTTAGGAAATTATTTGGGCGCAGTGAAAAATTGGGTAGAAAATCAAGAAAAGTATGAAAATATTTTTTGTGTGGTAAATTCTCACGCAATTACGATTCCGCAAAATCCGAGTATTCTGCGCGAAAAAACCTATGATTTATGTGCAATGCTCCTTGCTTGTGGGATTAACCCTAAAAAGTCCATTTTGTTTATTCAGTCCAAAATCCAAGAACACACTTCTTTAGCGTGGCTATTAACTTGCATTACGCCAATGGGCGATTTAAGTAGAATGACGCAGTTCAAAGATAAGAGTGCGAAGAATCCTAAGCAGATTCTAGCTGGGCTTTTTAATTATCCTAATTTAATGAGTGCGGATATTTTGCTCTATCAAAGCAATCTCGTGCCTGTCGGAGAAGACCAAAAGCAGCATATTGAGTTAGCGCGTGATACCGCAATACGCTTTAATCGGGATTTTGGAGAAACTTTTGTTGTGCCTGAACCTTTGATTTTGAAAGAGGGCGCGCGCATTATGGGGTTAGACGACCCGACAAAGAAAATGAGTAAAAGCTCTAGTGATAAGCCAAACCATTCTATTGCTTTAATTGATACACCCGAAACGATAATAAAAAAATTCAAAAAGGCAACAACGGATAGTGAGGGGATTATCGCGTTTGATAAGAATCGCGCGGGTGTTTATAATCTACTCAATATTTATCAGTGCTTTACTAAACAAAAAGTAGAGGAGATTGAAGCAGAGTTTGCGGGGCAAGGTTATGGAAAGTTAAAGGAAAGGGTAGCAGAAGCCGTAATTGAGGGATTGCGCCCGATTCGGCAAGCCTATGAAAAACTAAGTAGCGAAAAGGATTATTTGCATAGAATCTTGCAAGAAGGAGAATCGCGCGCACGTGAGATTGCTGCTACAACCTATAAAGAAACTAAAGAAAAAATAGGGCTAATTTAG
- the hisF gene encoding imidazole glycerol phosphate synthase subunit HisF, whose protein sequence is MSKDTLAKRIIPCLDIKNGRVVKGVNFVGLQDAGNPIEVARRYNDEGADEITFLDITATLEARNTTLAMVRNVAKEVFIPLTVGGGISSLEHIYDLLNAGCDKVSLNSSALKNPDLITQGAKRFGSQCIVVAIDAKRRTNGKGWEVYTHGGRNNTGVDLEQWAKESCERGAGEILLTSMDCDGTKAGYDLEQLRAISSAVGIPLIASGGAGSKEHILQAFLNGADAALAASIFHYQEIHIMDLKQYLKAHGIAVRI, encoded by the coding sequence ATGAGCAAAGACACATTGGCAAAGAGAATCATTCCGTGTTTGGATATTAAAAATGGACGCGTGGTTAAGGGTGTAAATTTCGTAGGGCTTCAAGACGCAGGGAATCCGATAGAGGTTGCTAGACGTTATAATGACGAGGGTGCAGATGAGATTACCTTTTTGGATATTACCGCCACCCTTGAGGCAAGGAATACAACCCTTGCAATGGTGCGCAATGTTGCCAAAGAAGTTTTTATCCCGCTAACGGTTGGGGGAGGGATTTCAAGTTTGGAACATATTTATGATTTGCTGAATGCGGGCTGCGATAAGGTCAGCCTTAACTCCTCGGCACTTAAGAATCCTGATTTGATTACGCAAGGTGCAAAGCGGTTTGGTTCTCAATGTATTGTCGTAGCCATTGACGCCAAAAGGCGCACAAATGGGAAAGGTTGGGAAGTCTATACGCACGGGGGACGCAACAACACGGGGGTGGATTTGGAACAATGGGCAAAGGAATCCTGTGAGCGCGGAGCAGGTGAGATTCTGCTTACAAGTATGGATTGCGATGGGACAAAGGCAGGTTATGATTTAGAGCAGTTACGCGCCATATCTAGCGCGGTTGGGATTCCGCTTATCGCAAGCGGTGGAGCAGGAAGTAAAGAGCACATTTTGCAAGCCTTTTTAAATGGCGCAGATGCCGCACTTGCTGCGTCTATTTTTCATTATCAAGAAATCCACATTATGGATTTGAAGCAGTATCTAAAGGCGCACGGAATTGCAGTGAGGATTTAA
- a CDS encoding DUF4879 domain-containing protein — protein sequence MKKGYQENAKIQPKASAPLITQVLILDVCSGKYGGCEYINDNQTETAYDHDGVPFQVNTGVVGYGGHSYDRAKFAGNEAIQLDSEGVDLDGDNIVDGFIDYWDISKPKNTNGTFEFTATSINNAAVSKSTSIYIK from the coding sequence ATGAAAAAAGGCTATCAAGAAAATGCCAAAATTCAACCAAAAGCCTCCGCACCTTTGATTACACAAGTATTAATTCTTGATGTTTGTTCTGGAAAATATGGTGGCTGCGAATACATTAATGATAATCAAACTGAAACTGCATATGACCATGATGGAGTGCCATTCCAAGTTAATACAGGTGTTGTAGGTTATGGCGGACATAGCTATGATAGAGCAAAATTTGCAGGAAATGAGGCAATACAATTAGACTCCGAAGGAGTGGATTTAGATGGAGATAATATCGTAGATGGTTTTATTGATTATTGGGATATTTCAAAGCCTAAAAATACTAATGGAACTTTTGAATTTACAGCTACATCTATCAACAATGCAGCAGTATCTAAATCTACTTCTATTTACATTAAATAA
- a CDS encoding ABC-F family ATP-binding cassette domain-containing protein: MVQITGLGMQYATKKLFENVNLKLDKGKRYGLIGANGAGKSTFLKILSGEIEHTSGDIAFDPNARLGVLGQNQFAFEDFSIKDCVLFGNKRLYDAIKEKESLYNAGDFSDSVNERLGELEMICAEEDPTYEYDVQIEKILEDLGFPAKQHEELMKTLTGGDKFKVLLAQVLFPKPDILFLDEPTNNLDLRAIAYLEEQLKRHEGTLVVISHDRHFLNSVCTHILDLDFKSVREFSGNYDDWYIASTLIAKQQEMERNKKLKEKEELESFIARFSANASKAKQATSRQKQLDKLDIKSLEVSSRRDPSIVFKPNRTIGNEALNIENLSFSYGDLCILKNLSLTILPGDKIALIGRNGIGKTTFCELICENLKPQNGIIKWGATIERGYFPQNTTEQIKGEETLYEWLRGFDKKKEAGEIRNALGRMLFNGEEQEKNVGALSGGEKHRIMLSKLMLEGGNFLVLDEPTNHLDLEAIIALGEALYKYSGNVLCISHDRELIDAYANRIIEFKENNEVVDFRGSYEEYLASQEA, translated from the coding sequence ATGGTTCAAATTACCGGACTTGGTATGCAATATGCAACCAAAAAACTCTTTGAAAATGTGAATTTAAAGTTGGACAAGGGTAAGAGATATGGACTTATTGGCGCAAATGGTGCAGGAAAATCTACCTTTTTAAAAATCCTTAGCGGAGAGATTGAACACACAAGTGGCGACATTGCTTTTGACCCCAATGCAAGACTTGGTGTTTTGGGACAAAATCAATTTGCTTTTGAGGATTTTAGCATTAAGGATTGCGTTCTTTTTGGCAACAAGCGACTTTATGACGCTATTAAAGAAAAGGAATCACTCTACAATGCAGGGGATTTTAGTGATTCTGTTAATGAACGTTTGGGTGAATTAGAGATGATTTGCGCGGAAGAAGACCCTACTTATGAATACGATGTGCAAATAGAAAAGATTTTGGAGGATTTGGGATTCCCAGCAAAACAACACGAGGAGCTAATGAAAACGCTCACGGGCGGGGATAAATTTAAAGTGCTCCTAGCGCAAGTTTTGTTTCCAAAGCCTGATATTTTATTTTTAGATGAGCCGACAAACAATCTTGACTTAAGGGCGATTGCTTACTTAGAGGAGCAACTAAAACGACACGAAGGAACGCTTGTTGTTATCTCACACGATAGACATTTCTTAAACAGCGTTTGCACGCATATTTTGGATTTGGATTTCAAGAGCGTGCGAGAATTTAGTGGGAATTATGATGATTGGTATATCGCCTCTACACTGATTGCTAAACAACAAGAAATGGAGCGCAACAAAAAACTAAAAGAAAAAGAGGAGCTAGAATCCTTTATTGCGCGTTTTTCTGCAAATGCTTCTAAGGCAAAACAAGCCACAAGCAGACAAAAGCAGCTAGACAAACTTGACATTAAAAGCCTTGAAGTTTCAAGCAGACGCGACCCAAGCATTGTTTTTAAACCCAACCGCACGATTGGAAACGAAGCTTTAAATATTGAGAATCTCTCCTTTAGTTATGGAGATTTGTGTATTTTAAAAAATCTTAGCCTTACGATTCTGCCCGGAGACAAAATTGCACTCATCGGACGCAATGGAATTGGAAAAACAACTTTTTGTGAGCTAATTTGCGAAAACCTTAAACCCCAAAATGGAATCATCAAATGGGGTGCAACGATTGAGCGAGGCTACTTTCCGCAAAACACTACCGAGCAAATCAAGGGCGAGGAAACACTCTATGAATGGCTAAGAGGTTTTGATAAAAAAAAGGAAGCGGGAGAGATTCGTAACGCACTTGGGCGAATGCTCTTTAATGGAGAGGAACAAGAAAAAAATGTCGGCGCACTTAGTGGAGGAGAGAAGCACCGCATAATGCTTAGCAAGCTAATGCTAGAGGGTGGAAACTTCCTCGTGCTAGACGAACCCACCAACCATTTGGATTTGGAGGCGATTATCGCACTAGGCGAGGCACTCTATAAATACAGCGGAAATGTACTTTGCATAAGCCACGATAGAGAGCTAATTGATGCGTATGCGAATCGTATTATTGAATTTAAAGAAAATAACGAAGTAGTAGATTTTCGCGGAAGCTATGAGGAATATCTCGCCTCACAAGAAGCTTAA